One window from the genome of Vibrio vulnificus NBRC 15645 = ATCC 27562 encodes:
- a CDS encoding zinc-dependent metalloprotease encodes MHFKKVALASAITAILAGCGADDQAYDTLSKPENSFEKTNVKTDQVYLYMPSMANAPKFAGSMAPFMQGQEKLVTLAFEASQDNSGSGELKVRMISPDVISQGEIDKGQLGRWINNPDDTSLVLSIPVDYVDYQCRENDYGECTNKEEKVDNNEVRWQDRRFFEPSFDDVKVAEATWNQLFTFASGCYTKVGSPRVAANANTGWKGYEVTADGVINFEVKQDYRIANNWRCMINSLSSNGFDMDKLSFTASQFYSLVPLDLVRSSSTEYEPVMYLKGDEDTFGFFANEVGRPDPSYVDGQFDQKFSYLHRFNPSLEFIDYHLSDSFDQNEETRFFKQVTKDVIDRINPQLEKVGVPKIRLHEPSGKLSGDLRYNVINLIDEPLDNGLAGYGPSAVNPLTGEIVHAHVNQYSGVLRSISDWLWDRIAQDYNKGRVELVAKPDAGSTSNATNSTGESTTSNSVASITEASQSTEVVSLGDMVAFEQSPMANESMADVIAAVKEELEANDENVSFEDLSAIKELERRLWAENNMYPVSALRSGATLKSLPSSIGGMSFNFQDASLWSNGQIGEVGSLKEWADLTEKQQEELSLFIVGVFYAKTLVHELGHNFGLRHNFKGSNDASNYFKDHELAEHGLKVVPGYSSIMDYNPSLLNALPVFGPYDLAALRFGYKRQVEATETVVNQADNTTSEQTVYLDAGQYDAQLREEILDPYKAPSDLLSDGTIKALVSENPAIPMRDFAFCTDGNVSLNDDCNRHDEGRNRSEIMSYKLETYDDLYYKRTVRGMRENFSEGTMMSYTVRRVQEFQDWRNALHVYDRYRELVFSSPLSHIQMQGLPKAQEAFCSDEANATRWPFAVYCGAPLAVDKARDQLVNILITPDHTCEIEKADGSFTYKKLAEIMGNYSMRNNFPINFVPTTCFDDTIKASLATGEKVVGEIGKFLNSGKAPRPAPVNNYSNYIDYIGHWPDKLAASVALVDRVGMRRSTDRSTTSLLELPETTGLANGFFQFYPKGDLLLDTLILGEEFLYLNFKDEQGNYSRPKGDFTAITWNDKIETMPYYGSWSVRNYFALPRFEEVPLTKAILTAMVWHSAGNMVDQRDEVLARKISMRSEPVGSMSDLRTFKRSNGTTYYATPENSYAWNMIAFTNDIKALQEAEAASVDLTTVTLEAVVLADYQDAEKRAELLKKYAYQLKSLENLPVYNRTSYLSDDLHAH; translated from the coding sequence ATGCATTTTAAAAAAGTAGCATTAGCGTCTGCAATAACAGCTATTTTAGCCGGCTGTGGCGCAGATGACCAAGCATATGACACACTAAGCAAACCAGAAAATTCGTTTGAAAAAACGAATGTAAAAACAGACCAAGTTTATCTTTATATGCCATCTATGGCGAATGCTCCTAAGTTTGCAGGCTCAATGGCCCCGTTTATGCAGGGACAAGAAAAGCTTGTAACTCTGGCGTTTGAAGCGAGCCAGGATAACTCGGGATCTGGTGAGTTGAAGGTACGAATGATTAGCCCTGATGTTATTAGCCAGGGAGAAATTGATAAAGGTCAATTAGGACGTTGGATCAATAATCCAGACGACACAAGTCTAGTTCTTTCCATTCCAGTTGACTACGTAGACTACCAATGTCGTGAAAATGACTACGGGGAGTGTACGAATAAAGAAGAAAAAGTAGATAACAATGAAGTGCGTTGGCAAGACCGCCGCTTTTTTGAACCTAGCTTTGATGATGTAAAAGTTGCTGAAGCAACATGGAACCAGTTATTCACATTCGCAAGTGGATGCTATACGAAAGTGGGTAGCCCTCGAGTTGCTGCAAACGCCAACACGGGTTGGAAAGGATACGAAGTTACAGCCGATGGCGTAATTAACTTTGAAGTTAAACAAGATTATCGTATCGCAAACAACTGGCGCTGCATGATTAACTCCCTAAGTAGTAACGGCTTTGACATGGATAAGTTGTCGTTTACGGCATCTCAATTCTATTCTCTTGTGCCTCTCGACCTTGTTCGCTCTTCATCGACAGAATATGAACCAGTGATGTATCTGAAAGGTGATGAGGATACTTTTGGCTTCTTTGCTAATGAAGTAGGCCGTCCTGATCCATCGTATGTAGATGGACAATTTGATCAGAAGTTTAGCTATCTTCACCGTTTTAACCCAAGCCTAGAATTTATTGATTACCATCTTTCGGACAGTTTTGACCAAAACGAAGAAACACGGTTCTTTAAGCAGGTCACGAAAGATGTTATTGACCGAATTAATCCACAGTTAGAGAAAGTGGGTGTTCCCAAAATTCGTCTTCACGAACCTTCCGGTAAGTTGTCAGGTGATTTGAGATACAATGTTATCAACTTGATTGATGAGCCGCTAGACAATGGTTTGGCTGGGTATGGCCCCTCAGCGGTTAACCCGTTGACAGGCGAAATTGTTCACGCACATGTAAACCAGTACTCAGGTGTTTTGCGTTCAATCTCTGATTGGCTATGGGATCGTATTGCTCAAGATTATAACAAAGGGCGAGTTGAATTAGTTGCAAAACCGGATGCGGGTTCTACATCTAACGCGACAAACAGCACTGGAGAATCAACTACATCAAACTCTGTCGCCTCTATTACTGAAGCGTCTCAGTCTACTGAAGTTGTTTCTTTGGGAGATATGGTTGCGTTTGAGCAATCTCCAATGGCGAATGAGTCTATGGCCGATGTCATTGCCGCTGTTAAAGAAGAACTTGAAGCCAATGATGAGAATGTTTCATTTGAAGATTTAAGTGCCATCAAAGAGTTGGAGCGTCGCCTGTGGGCTGAGAACAATATGTACCCAGTTTCAGCGCTTCGATCTGGTGCTACATTGAAGAGTCTGCCAAGTTCTATTGGTGGTATGAGCTTCAACTTCCAAGATGCATCTCTTTGGAGCAATGGTCAAATAGGCGAAGTTGGTAGCCTAAAAGAATGGGCTGATTTGACGGAGAAACAACAAGAAGAGCTGAGTCTGTTCATTGTTGGCGTATTCTATGCGAAAACGCTTGTACATGAGCTAGGCCATAACTTTGGTCTTCGTCACAACTTCAAAGGTAGTAATGATGCTTCAAACTACTTTAAAGATCATGAGCTTGCCGAGCACGGTCTGAAAGTAGTACCTGGGTATTCTTCGATCATGGATTACAACCCATCGCTATTAAATGCACTACCGGTTTTTGGTCCTTATGATTTGGCCGCTTTACGTTTTGGTTATAAGCGTCAAGTTGAAGCTACTGAAACGGTAGTGAATCAAGCAGACAATACCACGAGCGAGCAAACTGTTTATCTCGATGCTGGCCAGTATGATGCGCAGCTTCGCGAGGAGATTCTTGATCCTTACAAGGCTCCTTCGGATCTTCTAAGTGACGGTACAATCAAAGCACTAGTATCGGAAAACCCTGCGATTCCGATGAGAGACTTTGCGTTTTGTACTGACGGAAATGTAAGTTTAAATGATGACTGTAACCGTCATGATGAAGGGCGCAACCGTTCTGAAATTATGTCTTACAAGTTAGAAACTTACGATGACCTGTACTACAAACGTACAGTACGTGGCATGAGAGAGAACTTCTCTGAAGGGACGATGATGAGTTACACAGTTCGTCGAGTTCAAGAGTTCCAAGATTGGCGTAATGCCCTACATGTATACGATCGCTACCGTGAGTTAGTATTCTCTAGCCCTCTTTCACATATCCAAATGCAGGGCTTGCCAAAAGCACAGGAAGCGTTCTGTAGTGACGAAGCAAATGCAACTCGTTGGCCATTTGCCGTTTACTGTGGTGCTCCATTGGCTGTTGATAAAGCGCGTGATCAACTTGTAAACATCCTGATTACTCCAGACCATACGTGTGAGATTGAGAAAGCTGACGGTTCATTTACTTACAAGAAACTTGCAGAGATCATGGGCAATTATTCAATGCGTAATAATTTCCCTATCAACTTTGTCCCGACGACATGTTTTGATGACACTATCAAAGCGTCATTAGCAACAGGGGAAAAAGTTGTAGGTGAGATAGGTAAGTTCCTAAACAGTGGCAAGGCTCCACGTCCTGCTCCAGTAAATAACTACTCTAACTACATCGATTACATCGGTCATTGGCCAGATAAACTAGCGGCATCTGTGGCACTAGTTGATCGTGTTGGTATGCGTCGTTCAACTGATCGCTCTACGACATCACTGTTAGAACTACCAGAAACGACAGGCTTAGCAAATGGATTTTTCCAGTTCTATCCGAAAGGGGATCTCTTGCTAGATACTTTGATTTTGGGTGAAGAGTTTCTTTATCTGAACTTCAAAGATGAACAAGGTAATTACTCTCGACCAAAAGGTGACTTCACTGCAATAACATGGAACGATAAAATCGAAACTATGCCTTATTACGGTAGTTGGAGTGTACGTAATTACTTTGCACTTCCTCGTTTCGAAGAAGTTCCATTGACCAAAGCTATTTTGACGGCAATGGTTTGGCATTCAGCAGGAAATATGGTGGATCAGCGTGATGAAGTATTAGCTCGCAAGATCAGTATGCGAAGTGAACCTGTTGGCTCAATGAGCGATTTACGTACATTTAAACGCTCAAACGGCACTACTTACTACGCTACACCAGAAAACAGCTACGCTTGGAATATGATTGCATTCACGAATGACATTAAAGCGTTGCAAGAAGCTGAAGCAGCCTCTGTTGATTTGACAACGGTGACTTTAGAAGCTGTGGTGCTTGCAGATTATCAAGATGCTGAAAAACGAGCTGAGTTGCTTAAGAAGTATGCCTACCAGTTGAAGTCTCTGGAGAATTTACCAGTATATAACCGTACTAGTTACTTATCTGATGACTTACACGCACACTAA
- a CDS encoding ABC transporter ATP-binding protein, translating to MDEILRIEGLKQHFVSGKKLFSKGYTVKAVDGVSLTVKRGETLGLVGESGCGKSTLGRTILKLFEPTDGKIFFEGRDITKLSAKEMRPLRKEMQIVFQDPLESLNQRHTIGMILEEPFIIHKVGTQQERKQWVLELLEKVGLPANAINRYPHEFSGGQRQRIGIARAIALKPKLLICDESVSALDVSVQAQIINLLLKLQQEMNLAIIFISHDLSVVRQVSDNVAVMYFGEIVEYGKSVELYNNPQNDYTKKLLSAIPITHPKYRVKKREVTRKIS from the coding sequence ATGGATGAGATACTGAGAATCGAAGGATTGAAGCAGCACTTTGTTTCCGGGAAAAAACTTTTTTCCAAGGGATATACTGTAAAAGCCGTTGATGGTGTTTCCTTAACAGTGAAACGAGGAGAAACGTTAGGTCTGGTGGGTGAGTCGGGGTGTGGGAAAAGTACGCTTGGTCGCACTATTCTCAAGCTATTTGAGCCAACCGACGGAAAGATCTTCTTTGAAGGACGTGATATTACGAAACTCTCTGCAAAAGAGATGCGCCCTTTGCGTAAAGAGATGCAAATTGTCTTTCAAGATCCACTTGAATCGTTAAATCAGCGACATACGATTGGTATGATTTTGGAAGAGCCTTTCATTATTCACAAAGTAGGAACGCAGCAAGAAAGAAAGCAATGGGTATTGGAGTTACTCGAGAAGGTGGGACTCCCTGCGAACGCGATCAATCGGTATCCACATGAATTCTCCGGTGGACAGCGTCAACGTATTGGTATCGCAAGAGCGATTGCATTAAAACCAAAGCTGCTTATCTGCGATGAATCGGTTTCAGCGCTCGATGTCTCTGTCCAAGCACAAATCATTAACTTGCTTTTAAAATTACAGCAAGAAATGAATTTAGCCATTATCTTTATTTCACATGATTTATCAGTAGTGAGACAAGTGTCAGATAATGTTGCAGTGATGTATTTTGGTGAAATAGTGGAATATGGTAAATCAGTAGAGCTATACAATAATCCACAAAATGACTACACAAAAAAATTACTTTCGGCGATACCAATAACGCATCCAAAATACAGAGTTAAAAAAAGAGAAGTGACTCGAAAAATATCATAA
- a CDS encoding ABC transporter ATP-binding protein, whose amino-acid sequence MNSEVVLSVKNLETEFQTDDGAVQVLHGVSFDVKKGRTLGLVGESGCGKSVTSMSIMGLLPKPYGRVIGGEILYRGKDLVTLPADEMYAMRGDRISIIFQDPMTALNPVHTVGKQLMEVLKLHRPDLDRKARREQALEMLKKVRIPMPEKRLDEYPHNLSGGMRQRVMIAMALACKPEILICDEPTTALDVTVQASILELINELQEETGMAVIFITHDLGVVAEICDDVAVMYGGKIVEYADVFELFDAPKHPYTERLMGLMPSLEHEPKQLIEIKPIDVSKFPEFRG is encoded by the coding sequence ATGAACAGTGAAGTAGTTCTAAGCGTTAAAAACTTAGAGACTGAGTTTCAAACGGATGATGGTGCTGTACAAGTACTCCATGGTGTCAGTTTTGATGTAAAAAAAGGACGTACACTAGGTTTGGTTGGCGAATCTGGATGTGGAAAAAGTGTCACGTCCATGTCTATCATGGGCTTGTTGCCTAAGCCGTACGGACGAGTTATTGGTGGCGAAATCCTCTATCGAGGCAAAGATCTCGTCACTCTTCCTGCGGATGAAATGTATGCCATGCGCGGAGATCGTATTTCGATCATCTTCCAAGATCCTATGACAGCACTCAATCCTGTCCATACGGTAGGTAAGCAGCTTATGGAAGTATTGAAGCTTCATCGACCTGATTTGGATAGAAAAGCCCGTCGTGAACAGGCGTTGGAAATGTTGAAAAAAGTTCGCATCCCAATGCCTGAAAAGCGTTTAGATGAGTACCCACATAATCTATCTGGTGGTATGAGACAGCGAGTCATGATTGCAATGGCGTTGGCTTGCAAGCCTGAGATTCTGATTTGCGACGAACCCACAACCGCTCTAGATGTTACCGTTCAGGCCTCAATATTGGAGTTAATTAATGAACTGCAAGAAGAGACAGGCATGGCGGTTATCTTTATTACCCATGACCTCGGTGTCGTAGCAGAGATATGTGATGATGTAGCGGTCATGTATGGCGGCAAGATAGTCGAATATGCCGATGTTTTTGAATTGTTTGATGCCCCTAAACACCCTTATACAGAGCGATTAATGGGATTGATGCCAAGTTTAGAGCATGAACCTAAACAATTGATCGAAATTAAGCCAATTGACGTTTCAAAATTTCCTGAATTTCGAGGTTAA
- a CDS encoding extracellular solute-binding protein: MQYTKVSLATLAALSAFSFQTFAQSLPSDLNWLTNKNEPLFASEEAKRGGTLTTYMVSFPQTLRSVGPDANSGLRHYFMDGAPKLAQRHPNTGKWIPQLADSWAFDADNKTVYFKLDKNAKWSDGEGVTADDYVFMMKYYQSKDIIDPWYNDFFTNSIKEVVKYDDYTIAIKTATAQSDDALMVLINMPSNGVQPRPEHFFKGTKDDNKDGMPDNFVRAFNFKAEPTTAAYYMENVEKGKRVTFKHVGEDWWGYSNRYYQNRYNVDKVRINVIRDQDIALKHFEKGSLDFFDMILPEYWHSKADSEGFEKGYIQKFWGYNQAPQGAGGLWMNTAMPLLDDINVRKGIMLSTDYDGMITNIMRGDYSRKPHGLGFGHGQYDKPDNKAPEFDAEKAIAYFEKAGFDKIGADGIRVNEKGQRLSFAITYGYQSWTPRIAFLKEQAKLAGLEFTLNLVDGSSAFKYILEKKHQLAFLNMGSGEIPAYWEYLHSDNANKPQTNAHTNYSSPELDKLIEAYDAEFDQEKRFALSHQIQEYVADANIIVPGYMVPYTRAVHWRWLKTPQTAMTKATENIFHPMDIGNFWIDKELKKETEKAMKSGKTFPKVAVVDDRYKM; the protein is encoded by the coding sequence ATGCAATACACAAAAGTAAGTCTCGCTACATTAGCTGCTTTGTCTGCTTTTAGTTTTCAGACATTCGCACAATCTCTGCCTAGTGACCTTAATTGGTTAACGAATAAAAACGAGCCGCTATTTGCTTCAGAAGAAGCCAAACGTGGCGGTACGCTAACGACCTATATGGTGAGTTTCCCTCAGACACTGAGAAGTGTTGGTCCTGATGCCAACTCTGGTTTACGCCATTACTTTATGGATGGCGCGCCAAAACTCGCGCAGCGCCACCCTAATACAGGTAAGTGGATTCCTCAATTAGCAGACTCTTGGGCTTTTGATGCGGACAACAAAACTGTCTACTTTAAGCTGGATAAGAACGCAAAGTGGTCTGATGGTGAAGGTGTTACCGCCGACGATTATGTGTTTATGATGAAGTATTATCAGTCAAAGGACATCATCGACCCTTGGTATAACGATTTCTTCACCAACAGCATAAAAGAAGTCGTCAAGTATGACGACTACACCATTGCTATCAAAACGGCCACTGCGCAGAGTGATGATGCCTTGATGGTGCTGATCAACATGCCAAGTAATGGTGTACAGCCCCGTCCGGAGCACTTCTTTAAAGGCACTAAAGACGACAATAAAGATGGTATGCCAGACAACTTTGTTCGTGCATTTAACTTTAAGGCAGAACCCACTACAGCAGCTTATTACATGGAAAATGTAGAAAAAGGCAAACGCGTTACTTTTAAGCACGTTGGCGAGGATTGGTGGGGCTACAGTAATCGCTACTACCAAAACCGTTACAATGTTGACAAAGTTCGCATTAATGTCATTCGTGATCAAGATATTGCCTTGAAACATTTCGAAAAAGGCAGTCTTGATTTCTTCGATATGATTCTACCGGAGTATTGGCACAGCAAAGCCGATTCTGAAGGCTTTGAGAAAGGGTATATCCAGAAATTTTGGGGTTATAACCAAGCTCCACAGGGCGCTGGTGGTTTGTGGATGAATACTGCTATGCCGCTACTGGATGACATCAATGTTCGTAAGGGGATCATGCTTTCAACAGACTATGACGGTATGATCACGAACATCATGCGTGGCGATTATTCACGTAAGCCTCATGGTCTTGGTTTCGGTCACGGACAATATGACAAGCCAGACAATAAAGCGCCTGAATTTGATGCAGAAAAAGCCATCGCTTATTTTGAGAAAGCAGGCTTCGACAAAATCGGTGCTGATGGTATTCGCGTGAATGAAAAAGGGCAAAGATTGTCTTTTGCCATTACTTACGGCTACCAATCGTGGACTCCTCGAATCGCCTTCTTAAAAGAGCAAGCTAAACTCGCTGGCTTAGAGTTTACTTTGAACCTGGTGGATGGCTCTTCAGCGTTTAAATACATCCTTGAAAAGAAACATCAACTGGCATTTCTAAATATGGGCTCAGGTGAAATCCCTGCATATTGGGAGTATTTGCATTCAGACAACGCCAATAAACCTCAAACCAACGCTCATACCAATTACAGCAGTCCTGAGTTAGATAAGTTGATCGAAGCATACGATGCTGAATTTGACCAAGAGAAGCGTTTCGCACTTTCTCACCAAATTCAAGAGTATGTAGCAGACGCCAATATTATTGTCCCTGGTTATATGGTTCCTTACACCCGCGCAGTTCATTGGCGTTGGTTGAAAACACCTCAAACAGCAATGACTAAGGCGACAGAAAACATCTTCCACCCAATGGATATCGGCAATTTCTGGATCGACAAAGAGCTCAAAAAGGAAACTGAGAAAGCGATGAAGTCAGGTAAGACATTCCCGAAAGTTGCCGTTGTTGATGACAGATACAAGATGTAA
- a CDS encoding ABC transporter permease — translation MFTVSPLTQKKIKAFKNIKRGYWSFIVLATLLVLSLFAELLVNSKALIVKYQGDWFFPVISDVRSGTDFGLDYASEADYRVLQKKFAQADEGNFVLMPIVPWNPYEQDFSGDFPPTAPNAETKHYLGTDVIGRDILARLVYGFRTAMGFALVTMAISYAIGTVVGCAMGFFGGKFDLFVQRLIEIWSMVPFLYVIMILVSITQPTFALFVAINVLFGWMGMTWYMRTMTYKESAREYVMAAKALGASTMRILLHHILPNTMVMIVTLAPFTIAGNITALTALDYLGLGLMPPTPSWGELLQQGKSNLDSPWIVSSVVTSIVAVLVMVTFIGEAIRAAFDPKKFTRYV, via the coding sequence ATGTTTACTGTAAGTCCATTAACTCAAAAGAAAATTAAGGCATTCAAGAATATTAAACGTGGCTATTGGTCATTTATTGTTCTCGCGACTTTACTGGTTCTGTCTCTATTCGCTGAGTTATTAGTTAATAGCAAAGCTTTAATCGTAAAGTACCAAGGGGATTGGTTTTTCCCAGTGATTAGTGATGTGCGCTCAGGAACAGATTTCGGTTTGGATTATGCTAGTGAAGCAGATTATCGAGTGCTGCAGAAAAAGTTTGCCCAAGCGGATGAAGGCAACTTTGTACTCATGCCAATCGTTCCTTGGAATCCATACGAACAAGATTTCTCGGGTGACTTTCCTCCAACAGCGCCCAATGCAGAGACGAAGCATTATCTAGGAACTGATGTCATTGGACGAGATATTTTGGCGCGCTTGGTGTATGGCTTCAGAACTGCGATGGGATTTGCGCTGGTTACGATGGCGATATCCTATGCAATTGGCACCGTAGTCGGTTGTGCAATGGGATTCTTTGGTGGCAAGTTTGATCTGTTCGTCCAAAGGCTGATTGAAATATGGTCTATGGTGCCGTTCCTCTATGTCATTATGATTCTCGTTTCTATCACCCAACCAACCTTCGCGTTATTTGTCGCTATAAACGTGTTATTTGGCTGGATGGGGATGACTTGGTACATGCGCACCATGACATATAAAGAATCTGCTCGAGAGTATGTGATGGCTGCGAAAGCGCTAGGTGCCTCGACCATGCGAATTCTATTGCACCATATTTTGCCGAATACAATGGTGATGATAGTAACCCTAGCTCCATTCACTATTGCGGGTAACATTACAGCGCTAACCGCTTTGGACTATTTAGGGCTAGGCCTAATGCCACCAACGCCAAGTTGGGGTGAATTATTACAACAAGGTAAATCGAACTTAGACTCTCCTTGGATCGTGTCATCTGTCGTTACGTCTATCGTAGCGGTATTAGTTATGGTGACTTTTATTGGTGAAGCGATCCGCGCAGCCTTTGATCCAAAGAAATTTACTCGATACGTATAA